GGACTTCATTCAGGAACTGCACAAATGATTTCTTTGTACGGTTCTTAAAGAAGCGGCAGAAGGATTGCGGAGAAAGGTTGGTAATACTGGCTACATCCTGGAGGGAGATCTCTTTCGAGAAATTTCCCATTACGTATTTAAATACCTCATCGATCTTGTGGTTATCTTTTGCATTGAATGCATGTGAGTAACCAGTGCTGGCAAGGTATTGTACGTCTTTGGTCTCTGCTAATATTTTAAGGATGCCAAGCAGGGAAATGATACGTTCCAGCCCTTCTTTTTTCGGCAGGGAGAGGATTTGTTCCTTCAGCAGGTCATAGGTAGGACCCAGTATCTTCATGCCTCTTTGTGCCCTGTGAAACAGATCGGTCAGTGATTTGGTCTCCGGCAGCCCATAGAACTTCTCACCAAAGATGTCTTTGGGAAAGTAGATCACGACTGAACGAGCCTTCAGCTGCTCATTGTTCTTGTGGTAGCTTTCGTCATTGTACCATACGTGTGGAATGTGCGGTCCCAGAAATACCATGTCGCCCACATCAAAACTCTCAATGCTGTCGCCAACGATTCGCTTACCATTGCTTTCCATGACAAATACCAGTTCACATTCCGGATGAAAGTGAAAAGGAGTATTAAAATAAGGATCACATCTCTCAATGATGGTGATCTGATTGTCGGCAAATGCCCCCACTTTTATAAGAATGGGTTTCATGTAATTATAGATTTAAACTTCCCTTGAACCCTTATGATGACTCTCGAAACAGTAGTATAAAACGATCCTGTGGCTATTATGACCCTGTCACAATTCATATGACAGCATTTGAAAATCCCCCTGACAGAACTTTTTCTCAGAAAGTGCCAAATTATCAAATTTTGGTTAAAAAAACATCACATGTTCGTAATAATCACAGGCAAAAAATGGGGATGATAATATTATTTTATTTGGCAATCTGCAGTTAAGAGTCTAATTTTCTAACGAATATCAAACCAAATCTGAATTTCGTGAAAGGAATATCCATTAAAGATATTGCCCAAGAGGCAGGTGTTTCTCCTACAACAGTTTCTTTTGTATTGAATGGTAAAGGAAAGGAAAAAAGAATCAGTGAACAGGTCAGCAAGAGGATCCTGAAGATAGCCGGAAAACTGAAGTATAAGCCCAACCAGCTTGCCAGGGGATTACGCACAGGTAAGACAAAAACGATCGGATTAATGGTAGAGGATATTGCCAACATCTTTTTTGCCAACGTGGCCAAGGTCGTGGAAGACGAAGCAGATAAGTTCGGTTATAAGGTGCTTTTCGGCAGCACGGAAGACAATGAGGAGAAAGCCAAGGGTTTGCTGGAAGTACTGCGCTATCGCCAGGTAGATGGATATATTATTACGCCTACACTCAATCTTGATAAAGAAATTGCCTCGCTCCAGAAGCCGGTAGTGCTGATGGACCGTTATTTTCCCAATATCGCAGATTCCAACTATGTAGTAGTTGATAACTTCCAGGGAGCCTATACTGCTGTAAGCCATCTTGTAGAGCAGGGATATAAGAATATCGGTATCATAACCACCACCTCTGCTCAGATACAGATGCAACAGCGCCTGGACGGCTTTGTAGATGCCCTCCAAAAGCATGGTTTGCCGGCGGGTAAGGAGGTGATCAAACGACTGCCTTTTGACCTGGACCGGGCTGGATTTATCCAGGAGATCACCCTGTACCTGCAAAACAATAAGAACCTGGATGCACTGTTTTTTGCCACTAACTATCTGGGTATCTGTGGAATAGAAAGTATTCGCTCCATCGGGCTGCATATCGGCACAGATATCGGTATGGTAAGCTTTGATGATCATGATATCTTCCGCCTGCATAGCCCGTCTATTACGTGCGTGGCACAGCCGGTAGAAGAAATTGGCCGCCGACTGATACATATGCTGATTGCAGAACTGGAACAAACCACAGAGACACACAATCCACAACACGTAGTACTCTCACTTGAGCTCAGAAAAAGAGAATCTTCCACGCCAGCTGTTCATCATTTAAATGCCTGATCACGGCCTGTATTTAGGGTGCGAACTGATACTATGGTATCAATTACTTGATCATTTTTCAAAAAACAGGGCATTTTAAATAGTATTTTTTACGCTTATTGCATTCAATGGTCTTTTCATGTGATGATTTTACACCTATTGTATGTTATCACGTATGAATATAACACCAACGTGTCATTTCATTGGTGGCGAACTACTGTATTTTTACCGAACTGTAAGCAAACGAGAACTAAAACGTTTTACAACCACTTGTTGAACGAAAAACGAACTATCAACTAGCAATAAATACAATCAACTAGAACATAATAATCCACTATACAATTATTCAGGACTCGGGAAATTTCTAAATAATTAATTA
The DNA window shown above is from Chitinophaga agri and carries:
- a CDS encoding AraC family transcriptional regulator, translated to MKPILIKVGAFADNQITIIERCDPYFNTPFHFHPECELVFVMESNGKRIVGDSIESFDVGDMVFLGPHIPHVWYNDESYHKNNEQLKARSVVIYFPKDIFGEKFYGLPETKSLTDLFHRAQRGMKILGPTYDLLKEQILSLPKKEGLERIISLLGILKILAETKDVQYLASTGYSHAFNAKDNHKIDEVFKYVMGNFSKEISLQDVASITNLSPQSFCRFFKNRTKKSFVQFLNEVRIGHACKRLTEEDWSIAEIAYSCGFKNLSNFNRFFKEIVGKTPKEYKNELRLKEA
- a CDS encoding LacI family DNA-binding transcriptional regulator, whose product is MKGISIKDIAQEAGVSPTTVSFVLNGKGKEKRISEQVSKRILKIAGKLKYKPNQLARGLRTGKTKTIGLMVEDIANIFFANVAKVVEDEADKFGYKVLFGSTEDNEEKAKGLLEVLRYRQVDGYIITPTLNLDKEIASLQKPVVLMDRYFPNIADSNYVVVDNFQGAYTAVSHLVEQGYKNIGIITTTSAQIQMQQRLDGFVDALQKHGLPAGKEVIKRLPFDLDRAGFIQEITLYLQNNKNLDALFFATNYLGICGIESIRSIGLHIGTDIGMVSFDDHDIFRLHSPSITCVAQPVEEIGRRLIHMLIAELEQTTETHNPQHVVLSLELRKRESSTPAVHHLNA